The genomic window CGCATGCGCATGGAATCTCCTAGGTTGCGTCCATTTTACGGGGCTCTTGTGATGCCCGCGTCTGTGTTCGCTTCAAGAAGACCACCGGCGCGGGGTGCTTGGCTAGGGGCCACGCGGGCGGCCTGCCGCCGTCAGGGTCGGTCGTGCCGCTGGGTTGCCGCGATCAGGCCCGTCATGGCTTGGTGCAGTTCGGCCACTTCCGCCCTGCTGAGCTGCAGGCGCTCGCGGATTTCACCCGGCACAGCGGTTGCTTGTCCCCGGAGGGCGGCGCCCTTTTCCGTCAGGGTGATGGCCAGGGCGCGTTCGTTCCCCGGAACGCGCTCACGGGTGATGAGCCCGCCTTCCTCCAGGCGTTTGAGCAGCGGGGAGAGCGTTGCGGGCTCGTGGAGGAGGCTGTCGCTGATGTCCTTCAACGTCCGGGGGCTGCGCTCCCACAGGGCCAGCATCACCAAGTACTGGGGGTGCGTGAGGCCAAGCCGTTCCAGCACGGGCTTATAGACCCCCACCACGCTGCGGGACGCCACAGTCAGGGCGAAGCACAGTTGGCGCTCCAGCAGGAGGTCGTCTGTTTCCTGGATGGTCTCGTCTACGGCCGTCACGGCTGCCTCCTGTTTTGCGGACCCATCAGCTTACGCCGAACGATTGCTTGATTAGTTAGTGTACTAATCATTAGCGTACTATGGACTCATTGAACCCGTCTAAAAAGGAGTCGATCTTAAGTGGCCAAGGAATCTCTTACCCGGAAGTTCATGCGTGCCACGGGGAAGTTCAGGGTTGTCTTCGGCCCCGCGCACAGCAGTTCCCTTGACCATGAAATG from Arthrobacter sp. StoSoilB20 includes these protein-coding regions:
- a CDS encoding MarR family transcriptional regulator is translated as MTAVDETIQETDDLLLERQLCFALTVASRSVVGVYKPVLERLGLTHPQYLVMLALWERSPRTLKDISDSLLHEPATLSPLLKRLEEGGLITRERVPGNERALAITLTEKGAALRGQATAVPGEIRERLQLSRAEVAELHQAMTGLIAATQRHDRP